CAACGTCATCGACACCCCCGGCCACGCCGACTTCGGCGGCGAGGTCGAGCGCGGGCTGTCCATGGTTGACGGCGTGCTCCTGCTCGTGGACGCCTCCGAGGGGCCGCTGCCCCAGACCCGCTTCGTGCTGCGCAAGGCCCTGGCCGCCTCCCTGCCCGTCATCTTGGTGGTCAACAAGGTGGACCGCCCCGACTCCCGCCTGGACGAGGTCGTCTCCGAGACCACCGACCTGCTGCTCTCGCTGGCCTCCGACCTGGCCGACGAGCACCCGGACATCGACCTGGACGCCGTGCTGGACGTGCCCGTGGTCTACGCCTCCGCCAAGGCCCGCCGCGCGGACACCGTCAAGCCCGCCGACGGCGAGCTGCCCGCCTCCAAGAACCTCGAGCCCCTGTTCCGCACCCTAATCGAGCGCATCCCCGGCCCCTCATACGATGAGTCCGCCCCGCTGCAGGCGCACGTGACCAACCTGGACGCCTCCCCATTCCTGGGACGCCTCGCCCTGCTGCGCATCCACGCCGGCACCCTACGCAAGGGGCAGACCGTCGCCTGGGCCCGCCACGACGGCTCCGTCACCTCCGCCCGCGTCTCCGAGCTGCTGGTCACCGAGGGCCTGGAGCGCAAGCCCGCCGAGGAGGCCCACGCCGGTGACATCGTCGCCGTCGCCGGCATTGAGGACATCACCATCGGCGAGTCCCTGGTCGACCCCGAAGACCCGCGGCCCCTGCCGCTAATCAAGGTTGACGACCCCGCCATCTCCATGACCATCGGTATCAACACCTCGCCGATGGCCGGCCGCACCAAGGGCGCCAAGGTCACCGCCCGGCAGGTCAAGGACCGCCTGGACCGCGAGCTGGTCGGCAATGTCTCCCTGCGCGTGCTACCTACCACCCGCCCCGACGCCTGGGAGGTGCAGGGCCGCGGTGAGCTGGCGCTGGCGATCCTGGTGGAGCAGATGCGCCGCGAGGGCTTCGAGCTGACCGTCGGCAAGCCGCAGGTGGTCACCAAGATGATCGACGGCAAGCGCCACGAGCCGGTCGAGCGCATGACCATTGACGTGCCCGAGGAGCACCTCGGCGCCGTCACCCAGCTCATGGCCGCCCGCAAGGGCCGCATGGAGACCATGGCCAACCACGGCACCGGCTGGATCCGCATGGAGTTTCTGGTGCCCGCCCGCGGCCTGATCGGCTGGCGCACCCAGTTCCTCACCGAGACCCGCGGCACCGGCATCGCCTCCTCCATCTCCGAGGGCTACGAGCCGTGGGCGGGCCCGATCGCCGCCCGCACAACCGGCTCCCTGGTCTCCGACCGCGCCGGCGCCGTCACCGCCTACGCCCTGACCCGCCTGGGCGAGCGCGGCACCTTCTTCGTTGAGCCCGGCCAGGAGACCTACGAGGGCCAGGTGGTGGGGGAGAACCCCCGCGATGAGGACATGGACGTCAACGTCGTGCGCGAGAAGCAACAGACCAATATGCGCTCGTCCACCGCTGACGTCTACGAGGCACTAACCCCGCCGCGCCGTCTCACCCTGGAGGAGGCCCTCGAATTCGCCGCCGAGGACGAATGCGTGGAGGTGACCCCGCAGGCCGTGCGCATACGCAAGGTCATCCTCGACTCCCAGGAGCGCTTCAAGGACGCCGCCCGCCGTCGTCGGGCGGGCGCCTGACGCGGGTTCCGAATCGTACGGCCCCGGAAGGCACGCATGAACGAGCTACAGCCGCGCGGCACGGACCGCGACACCGCCGACGGCGACGACGCGCCCGCCGACGCCGCGCCTACCCGGGCGGCTGCGGGCGCCCCGCGCACCGTCGCCCGCGCACTGCTGAGCACTGCGGGCGCTGCCCTGGTCATCGCCTGGCTGGGGCTGGCCTGGGCGACCACCCGCACTCTGGCACCGGGATCCTCGGTGGCTGGCGTCGATGTGTCCGGCATGACCCGCGCCCAGGCGGTGGCCGCCGTCGACGCCGCTATTGTCGCCCAGTTGAACCGGCCGGTCACGCTCACGGTCGACGACGCCACCGACACGCTCATCCCCGCACAATCAGGCGTGAGCGTGGACGCCGCGGCCAGCGTAGACCTACTAACCGGCCCCACCCTCAACCCCATTACCCTGGTACGGCGGCTGGCCGGAACCGGCGTTGATGCTGTAGTCAGGGTCGACGCCGACGCCCTGACCACCGCCTTGAACTCCCGTCTGGACACGCTCGCCACCGGCACCGCCGACGCCGTCGTCGCCCTGGAGGGCACCACGCCCGTGCTTATTCCCGGCTCGGTTGGCGCCGGCCTGGACGTGGCGGTGAGCGTGACCGCCCTGGCCGAGACCTGGCCGCTGGGCGCGGACAGCATCGCGCTGGCCTCGGGCACGGCCAACCCGGCCGTCACCGATGCCGACGCCGAGGAATTCATTGACAACGTCCTCACTCCGCTGCTGAGCGCCGATATCACCGTCAATGCCGCTGGTACCGGCACGGACGCCACCGGCGTGAGCATCCTGACCCCTGAGGCGCTGGCCGCCATGGCCGCCATTACCGCCCCAGACGGCATCCTGACCGTAACCCTCGATGCCGAGGCGCTACACGACGTCGTTATAGCCGACCTGGGTGAGGGGCTTGAGACACCCGCGACCGACGCCACTTGGAGTGTCGACGGCGACCCCGCCACCGCCGCGGACGCCACCCCCGTCTTCCACGCCGCCACCACCGGCACCGGCATCGACCCCGATGCCCTGACCGACGCCGTTCTTGCGGCCGGCGCCAACGCAAACGGGGAGCGTACCGCGACCGCGACCGTCACCGTCCTCCAGCCGGCCGTGGCCACGCCGAAGGAGGAATGGGGCATCGCCGAGATCGTCGGCGAGTACTCCACCCCCTACGTCTCCCAGTACGGGCGTGACCAGAATCTCCAGCGCGGCACCGAGATGATCAACGGCACGCTGGTGGCCCCTGGGGAGACCTTCTCCACCACCGACGCCCTAGGCCCGGTTGACCTCGACAACGGCTACACCTACGCCGGCGTGGTGGCCGACGGGCAGCACATCGACGCGATGGGCGGCGGCTTGTCCCAAGTGGGCACGACCGTGTTCAACGCTGGTTTCGAGGCTGGTATGGACGATGTGGAGCACTGGCCCCACACCTACTGGTTCACCCGCTACCCGGCCGGGCGCGAGGCCACCATTTGGACGGGCGTCAAGGATGTCAAATGGCGCAACTCCACGCCTTACACGGTGCTGGTGCAGGCGTGGGCCGGTGATGGCGAGGTGCATGTGCGACTGTGGTCCACCCCCTACTACGAGGTTGCCATCACTGAGGGGGAGCACACGAACTACCGGGCTTACGGCACCCAGTACCAGTCCGGTCCCGGTTGTGAGCCCTACGGTGGCGGCACTCAGGGTTTCGACGTCACCGTCACCCGCACCCGCAGTCACGACGGCGAGCGCCTGCCTGACGACGTGCTGACCACCGCCTACGATTCCGACAACCCCGTGGTGTGTCGCTGAGCTCGGCGGGGCGGTACCGGAGATCCGGGTTGTGGCGGCGGTATTGAGGTCGGTGGGGCCGGCGTCGGCGCACGCAATTCGCACTCGGTGCGTGACGCAAAAACGCTCGCTGGTCCGGGAGAATCCGGCGGACTTGCTGACACCTTGCGTGGCTGTTGGGCACGGTGCCACCGCGGGGGAGATACTTGGGGGCACGCCCGCGGCCCCGCGCGGCACGCTCCGAGACAGAGAGGAAGCAGTCAATGACCTATGTCATCGCTCAGCCCTGCGTGGACGTCAAGGATCGTGCGTGTGTGGACGAGTGTCCGGTCGACTGCATCTACGAGGGTGAACGCAGTCTGTACATCAACGCCGACGAGTGCGTTGACTGCGGTGCCTGCGAGCCGGTGTGCCCCACCGAGGCGATCTTCTACGAGGACGACGTCCCCGAGGAGTGGGAGGACTACACCCGGGCGAACATCGACTTCTTCTCCCTGAAGGGCCTGGGTTCCCCGGGCGGCGCGCAGAACGTCGGCCCGCAGGACTACGACGACCCCATGATCGCCGCCCTGGAGCCTCAGAACGAGGAGTGGAGGGCCGCTAACGGCTACTGACCCCCGCCCCCTCACCGAGACCGGCACCAGTACACACCGAGACCGGCACTAATACGTAACCGGGTGGATCGTCTACGCGCAGCGCCATGACCGGTTTCATTCCACCGTAGCCGGCTGGAGGAACGGGCTGTACGTGCCCTGTGTGGTGAGTGGTTCGTTGTCAGGTGTGACGAGGGGCTGCCGGTATGCGAGGCCTGCGAGACGAGGTTGCCGGTCGCTCGCCTTGTGGCCGAACGGCTGCGGTAGCTGTTCGGCCACAAGGCGAGCGGATCAGAGTTCTTCGAGTTCGGTGAGATCCTCGGCGGACAGCGGCGTCAAGCAGGACATCCATGCTCTGCGCATCAATGGAGGAGGCGTTAACGGTTGTTACGGTGCTGATCTTGGTGGCCATCGGGGTCTCCTTGGACGAGCAGCAGATGCATCAGGTGTAGTAAGTGTTTGAAAGGTATCGGAAGATGAGACGCCTCACGCCGCGGTTCGCCAGAGCGCTGCCGCGGAGGTGGGAACACGACACAATGACGACGTGAACGCCTCCACGCCCGCCGGCCCCGCCACCTCTACTGCGACCGCCCTGCCTCGTCCGCTCGCCCTGCCCGACTTCCCCTGGCACTCCCTGCGCCCCTACCGACAGCGCGCCGCCCAGCATCCGGGCAGCGTCGTCGACCTGTCCATCGGCACGCCCGTGGACCCCAGCCCCGCGGTCGCCCGCGAGGCCCTCGCGGCCGCCGCCAACGCCCCCGGCTACCCGCCCGCCGACGGCACGGGCCAGGTGCGTGCCGCCATCATCGACTGGATGCGGCGCCGTCGCGGCGTACCCGGATTGAGCGACGCCGCCGTCATCCCGACCATTGGCTCCAAGGAGTCGGTGGCTCAGCTGCCGCTCCAGCTCGGTGCCCGCCCCGGCGACCTCATCGCCCACCCACGCGCCGCCTACCCCACTTACGACGTCGGCGCCCGCCTGGCCGGAGCCACCCCCGTACCGGTCGACACCGCCGTCGACCCCGACACCTGGGAGCTGCCCGACGGCCGCCTCGTCGCCATCTGGCTCAACAGTCCCGGCAACCCCGACGGGCATGTCCTCGCCGTCGCCCAGCTCGCCCGCATCGTCGCCTGGGCGCGTGAGCGCGGGGTCGTCGTCCTGTCCGACGAGTGCTACGCCGAACTGGCCTGGGAGGAGCCCTGGGTCACCGCCGGCGTCCCCAGCCTGCTGGATCCGCGCGTGACCGGCACCGGTCCCGACGGCGCGCCGGACTTCACGGGCCTGCTGGCCCTGTACTCCCTGTCCAAGCAGTCAAACATCGCCGGTTACCGGGCCGCCTTCCTCGCCGGCGACCCGAAGCTGGTCGCCGCCGTCACCGAGGTGCGCCGTCACACCGGCATGCTCCCGCCCGCGCCCGTGCAGGCCGCCCTGGCCGCCACCCTGGCCGATGACGCACACGTGGTGGCGCAGCAGGCCGTCTACCGGGCCCGGCGCGAAGCGCTGGTGAAGGCGACCGCCGCCGTCGGACTGGTGAACGACCCTGAGTCTGTGGCCGGCCTGTACCTGTGGCTGAGCGGCCCGGCGTCCATGAGCGCCTGGGACCTGGTGGGGGCCTTTGCCGAACTGGGGATCGTGGTGGCACCCGGGGACTTCTACGGCCAGGCCGGCGCCGGACACGTGCGCATGTCCCTGACCGACACCGACGAGCGCGTGGCCGCTGCCGTGAGCCGCCTGCACGACCCCGGCGCGGCCTCACTGTTCGCCGGCTGAGCCCCTGCGCGCACCCGCCCCGGCGCCGGCGGTGCCGCCGCGGGCAGTAGGTGACCTCATTCGCCCGCCGCACCTGATGCATCCGCCGGGGTCCAGCGCCCGCCCGCCGCCCCGCGTGACCCGCGGTTTTCCGCAGTACCCCGGAAAACGACGGGATGGAGGACGCCCGCGAATGCTCATACCTTTTTTGTTGTCGACGACGACGGCGAAGGAGGCGAGCGGTGGACGAGCGCATCTGGGACGTGCTGGACGCCTTCGGAGACACCGAGGTGGTCACCGCCGCAGAACTCGCCGACCGCCTGGGCGTCACCAGTCGCACCGTGCGCACCCTCCTGTCGCGCTCGCGCCGCGCCCTGGCCGATGGCGGCGCCCGCATCGAGTCCAAGCCCGGCACCGGCTATACCCTGACAATCACCGATGCCGAGGCCTTCGCCGACCTGAAGGAGACGCGCGGCGCCGTCGACGGCACACCCGTGACGGCGGTGGAACGCCGACGCTATCTGCTGCGGCTGCTGCTGACCGCACAGGACTACATCAAACTCGAGGTCATCGCACAGGCGCTGTTCGTCTCGAAGAAAACGGTCACGGCAGACCTGGCCCAGGTGGAGTCCATACTCGCCGAACACAGCCTGCTGGTGGACCGGCGCCCCTACAAGGGCGTGCGCGTAATCGGTGCGGAACTCGATATACGTACCTGCCTGGCAACCGTCTACAACCCCGAGCGCAGCTCCGGGTTCGCGGTCGAGGATCTGGAACCGGGGGTGAACCGGGCGGAACACCATGTTCGTGAGGTGCTGGATGCCCATGACATCCCTGCGTCGGCGGCGGTGGTGCGCAGCGTGATATTGCATATCGCCATCGCCACCAGCCGAGTAAGGGCAGGCAGAACCATAGAGGGGGAGACCGCCGGACTGGGGCGGTACATCACCGAAGCGGAGTTAGGCGTCGCCGGTGACATCCTCGACCGCCTGGAGCGGGACCTGGGGCTGACCTACCCGCTGCAGGAGCGTTTCTACCTGGCGCTGCACTTCGCCGGACGCAGGGTGCTCACCTGCCCTGCCGACGCCTCCGACTCACAGAGCATCGTCGAGGCACGCCAGGTGGTGGATGGGATGCTTCGCATAGTCGACGAGGGCTTCGGCCTGGGCCTGTCGGCCGACGACGAGCTGCGGGCATCCCTGGTTCAGCACACGATTCCGCTACTGGTACGTCTGCGCTTCCAGATGCGGATGCCCAACCAGAGCCTGGAACGCATCAAGCAGGCCTATCCGCTCGCCTACGCGGTGGCCGTGCAGGCCTGCACCGCCCTGGCCCGCCACCTGGGCGGCACCGTATCTGAGGATGAGGCCGGGTACATCGCCCTGTGGTTCGCGCTCGCCCTCGAACGCCGTCGGCCCGAGCAACGGCGCAAGCGCCTGGTGCTCGTATCCGGCGCCGACGGCGCCGCCACCCGGCTCATTGAGCTGCGGCTGCGTGAGCGCCTGGGAGACCTTATCGAGTCGCTCATCACCGTCAGCACGCGGGAGCCGATCCGGGCACAGCCGGACACGGACCTGGTTCTGACCACGGTCGCCCTCGAAACCGATCCGGGTGTCCCCGTCATCGAAGTCGGTCCGTTCCTGGATGATGCCGACATCCGCAGGATTCGGCGGGTGCTGGTCAGTGAACCGAGCACCCGTATAGACCGGGTGTTCTCAGCCGAGCTGTTCATTCCGCACCTGGAGGCCCGTACCGCGCGTGAGGCGATAGCGGCACTGACCCGGCTCGCGCGCACCAGATATGACCTGCCCGCCGTGTTCCTCGACTCGGTGCTGCGGCGAGAGGCGCTGGCGCCAACCGACTTCGGCAATCGGGTCGCCATGCCGCACGGCGAGGTGGCCATGAGCAAGGAGACCTTCATCGCCGTCGGCGTCCTGGACGAACCCATCCGTTGGACGCGCAACCCGGTCCAGGTCGTATGCCTGGTGTCCATATCCACGCGGGAGGGCAAGGACCTGCAGCAGTTCTACCAGGACCTGTCCAGGTACCTGATGAGCGAGGAACACATCACCACCCTCATTGATAGCCGCGACTTCACCGCCATCGTCCATTCGATTCGAGAGATCACCCAGCAACCACAGGAGGAAGTATGAGCGAGCCACAGTCGGCGCGCGAACCAGCAGACGATCCCTATGCCGTGTCATTCGAACTGATCCTCGCCGCCGGGACGGCGAAGTCCAAGGCGATGGAGGCCGTTGAACTCGCCCGGGAGGGACAGCTGGACGCGGCCCGTCAGGCCCTGGCCCGTGCGGACGACGACTTCCGCCAGGCCCATGACATCCAATTCGCCCTCCTCCAGAAGGAGGCCGGCCAGGACCACGTGGACGTGGACATCGTTCTGGTGCACGCCAATGACCACCTGACCATGGCGCTCATGGCCAAGGAGAACGCCGAAATGCTCATTGAGCTCTACTCCCGAATCCACAAGCTGGAGGCGCGGTTCCGGCCGTCAGACGGCCCGGCCGCCTCCCCGACCGCACCAGCGGACCCGACCACCGTCACCAACACCAACACGAAGGAGAACTGAAATGACCGAACACAGCTCCCAGCCGGAGAAGGCCACCAGTCAGGAGGGGCCGACGCTGCGCATCATGCTGGCCTGCGCCCTCGGAATGTCCACCTCCATACTTGTCCAGCGCATGCAGGAGGCGGCCGCCGCACAGGGCAAGAACTACAAGATCTGGGCGGCCGACCAGTCATCCATCGAGTCCGAGCTCGGCAACTTCGACGTCGTCCTACTCGGCCCGCAGGTGCGCCACATTCTGCGCAAGGTGCGGGGCGTGGTCGGCGACGCCGCCCCGGTCGAGGTCATCGACGCTCGCGCCTACGGCCGCGGAGACGGCGCCACCGTCATCGCCCAGGCCGAGTCGCTGACCGGGGGCGAATGACATGCCCTCCCTCTCCGACCGGTTCTCCGACGGGCTGACCTCCATCGCCGAGAAGGTGGACGACAACAAATACCTGAACTCGTTGAAGAACTCCTTCAGCTACTTCCTGCCCTTCATCCTGGTGGGCTCCTTCGCCAGCCTGCTGCGAACCCTGGTGTCCTCGCAGGAGACGGGACTGGCCCGCTGGGTTCCGGCCCTGGCCAGCCTCGACGGGGCCTTCACCGCTATGAACTTCGCCACCATGAGCTTCATGACGATCCCTATCGTCATCCTGCTCGGCTGGCAGCTGGCCAAACGCAACGGCACGCCCACGCAGGCCACCGCCGTCCTGTGCGTGGCCGCATACGTGACCGTCGTCCCACACAGTGTGCAGGCTCTGCTCGAGGACGGCTCCGACGGCGGCACTGCGGCGGGCCTGGGCGACGGCGCCCTGGGCGCCCAGGGCCTGTTCATCGGCATCATCTGGACCGTCGCCATCACCGAGCTGTTCCGCTGGCTGTCCGGCATCAAGGCCCTGCGCATCACCATGCCGGACTCCGTCCCGCCCGCCATCACCCAGTCCTTCAACTCGCTCATCCCGGTCTTCCTGATCCTGACCTTCTCCGCCGTCTTCGGCGTGCTGTTCCGCCTGGGGACCGGCAGCTACCTCAATGAGTGGGTGTACGCGGTGCTTCAGCATCCGTTGGAGAGCATTTTCCAATCCACCGCAGGCATCATTCTCATGGCAGTATTCGCCCAGCTGTTCTGGTTCCTTGGTATCCACGGTGGACTGGTGATCTCTCCTATCCGCAACCCGCTGTTCGCCACCGCCATCGCCGCCAATATCGCGGCGGTCAACGCCGGTGCGCAGCCAACCCAGCCGCTCACATACGGCTTCTGGGTGACCTTCATTGTCCTCGGCGGTGCCGGTGGCATTCTCGGCCTGACGATAGTGGGGGCGCTGATATCAAAGCAGGAGGATCTGCGAATGATCTCCCGACTAGGTTTTGTACCCGCGGTCTGCGGCATCTCCGAGCCGCTTGTCTTCGGAGTGCCGCTGGTGCTCAACCCCCTTTACGCTATTCCGTTCATCTTCAACACCGGCATCTCGGCGGCGATCGCCCTGGGTGCGATGAATCTCGGATTCATCCAGGCCAACACCGTCGACGTTCCCTTCGGGGTGCCGATCTTCATCAACGGCTTCATCGGTTTCGGCTGGCAGGGCATAGTGGTTCAGGCGGTCATTCTGGCTGCCACCACCCTGATGTGGCTGCCCTTCGTGGCCATTGATGACCGCCGCGCCGCGAAGGAGGCCCTCAAGGAGGACTCCGCCGCCCTCAGCGACAGCAAGGAGGCTGTTTCCGCATGAACACACCACACCAACTGCACCCGGTTTTCCCAGACGATTTCCTGTGGGGAGGGGCGCTGGCCGCCAACCAGTGCGAGGGCGCCTGGGATGAGGACGGCAAGGGCCCGTCGGTCGCCGACGTCACCCGGCACAAGCCCGACGTCGACCCGCGCGACTACCGGGCCGGTCATGCCATCACCCTGGCGGACATCCAGGCCGCCCTGGAATGGACCGACTCCAAGGGTCCCTACGCCAAGCGGCGCGGCAACGACTTCTACCACCGCTACCAGGAGGACCTGGACCTCATGGCCCAGATGGGCTTCAAGACTCTGCGGGTGTCCATCCAGTGGAGTCGGCTGTTCCCCACCGGGGAAGAGACCGAGCCCAATGCCGCCGGAGTGCGCTTCTACCACGAGCTGTTCCGTGCCATGCGTGAGCGGAACATTCAGCCGCTAGTCACCCTGCACCACTACGAGCAGCCGCTGGCCACGGTTTTCAACCATCGGGGCTGGTACGACCGCGCCATGGTCGACCTGTTCATGCGTTTCGCCGAGGTCTGCTTCCGCGAATACGGGGAGGCGGTGAAGCTCTGGCTGACCTTCAATGAGGTCGACTCTATCTTCCGGCATCCCTTCACCACCGCCGGTCTGCTGGCCGAACACTTCGAGGGGATGAACA
This genomic stretch from Actinomyces qiguomingii harbors:
- the fdxA gene encoding ferredoxin — its product is MTYVIAQPCVDVKDRACVDECPVDCIYEGERSLYINADECVDCGACEPVCPTEAIFYEDDVPEEWEDYTRANIDFFSLKGLGSPGGAQNVGPQDYDDPMIAALEPQNEEWRAANGY
- a CDS encoding VanW family protein, which gives rise to MNELQPRGTDRDTADGDDAPADAAPTRAAAGAPRTVARALLSTAGAALVIAWLGLAWATTRTLAPGSSVAGVDVSGMTRAQAVAAVDAAIVAQLNRPVTLTVDDATDTLIPAQSGVSVDAAASVDLLTGPTLNPITLVRRLAGTGVDAVVRVDADALTTALNSRLDTLATGTADAVVALEGTTPVLIPGSVGAGLDVAVSVTALAETWPLGADSIALASGTANPAVTDADAEEFIDNVLTPLLSADITVNAAGTGTDATGVSILTPEALAAMAAITAPDGILTVTLDAEALHDVVIADLGEGLETPATDATWSVDGDPATAADATPVFHAATTGTGIDPDALTDAVLAAGANANGERTATATVTVLQPAVATPKEEWGIAEIVGEYSTPYVSQYGRDQNLQRGTEMINGTLVAPGETFSTTDALGPVDLDNGYTYAGVVADGQHIDAMGGGLSQVGTTVFNAGFEAGMDDVEHWPHTYWFTRYPAGREATIWTGVKDVKWRNSTPYTVLVQAWAGDGEVHVRLWSTPYYEVAITEGEHTNYRAYGTQYQSGPGCEPYGGGTQGFDVTVTRTRSHDGERLPDDVLTTAYDSDNPVVCR
- the typA gene encoding translational GTPase TypA, which gives rise to MTVRQDLRNVAIVAHVDHGKTTLVDAMLWEAGAFGNRATEENTTERVMDSGELEREKGITILAKNTAVHYTGPAAIDAGLPAGITINVIDTPGHADFGGEVERGLSMVDGVLLLVDASEGPLPQTRFVLRKALAASLPVILVVNKVDRPDSRLDEVVSETTDLLLSLASDLADEHPDIDLDAVLDVPVVYASAKARRADTVKPADGELPASKNLEPLFRTLIERIPGPSYDESAPLQAHVTNLDASPFLGRLALLRIHAGTLRKGQTVAWARHDGSVTSARVSELLVTEGLERKPAEEAHAGDIVAVAGIEDITIGESLVDPEDPRPLPLIKVDDPAISMTIGINTSPMAGRTKGAKVTARQVKDRLDRELVGNVSLRVLPTTRPDAWEVQGRGELALAILVEQMRREGFELTVGKPQVVTKMIDGKRHEPVERMTIDVPEEHLGAVTQLMAARKGRMETMANHGTGWIRMEFLVPARGLIGWRTQFLTETRGTGIASSISEGYEPWAGPIAARTTGSLVSDRAGAVTAYALTRLGERGTFFVEPGQETYEGQVVGENPRDEDMDVNVVREKQQTNMRSSTADVYEALTPPRRLTLEEALEFAAEDECVEVTPQAVRIRKVILDSQERFKDAARRRRAGA
- a CDS encoding PTS lactose/cellobiose transporter subunit IIA gives rise to the protein MSEPQSAREPADDPYAVSFELILAAGTAKSKAMEAVELAREGQLDAARQALARADDDFRQAHDIQFALLQKEAGQDHVDVDIVLVHANDHLTMALMAKENAEMLIELYSRIHKLEARFRPSDGPAASPTAPADPTTVTNTNTKEN
- a CDS encoding DUF3039 domain-containing protein; the encoded protein is MEERAVRALCGEWFVVRCDEGLPVCEACETRLPVARLVAERLR
- the dapC gene encoding succinyldiaminopimelate transaminase translates to MNASTPAGPATSTATALPRPLALPDFPWHSLRPYRQRAAQHPGSVVDLSIGTPVDPSPAVAREALAAAANAPGYPPADGTGQVRAAIIDWMRRRRGVPGLSDAAVIPTIGSKESVAQLPLQLGARPGDLIAHPRAAYPTYDVGARLAGATPVPVDTAVDPDTWELPDGRLVAIWLNSPGNPDGHVLAVAQLARIVAWARERGVVVLSDECYAELAWEEPWVTAGVPSLLDPRVTGTGPDGAPDFTGLLALYSLSKQSNIAGYRAAFLAGDPKLVAAVTEVRRHTGMLPPAPVQAALAATLADDAHVVAQQAVYRARREALVKATAAVGLVNDPESVAGLYLWLSGPASMSAWDLVGAFAELGIVVAPGDFYGQAGAGHVRMSLTDTDERVAAAVSRLHDPGAASLFAG
- a CDS encoding PTS sugar transporter subunit IIC, producing MPSLSDRFSDGLTSIAEKVDDNKYLNSLKNSFSYFLPFILVGSFASLLRTLVSSQETGLARWVPALASLDGAFTAMNFATMSFMTIPIVILLGWQLAKRNGTPTQATAVLCVAAYVTVVPHSVQALLEDGSDGGTAAGLGDGALGAQGLFIGIIWTVAITELFRWLSGIKALRITMPDSVPPAITQSFNSLIPVFLILTFSAVFGVLFRLGTGSYLNEWVYAVLQHPLESIFQSTAGIILMAVFAQLFWFLGIHGGLVISPIRNPLFATAIAANIAAVNAGAQPTQPLTYGFWVTFIVLGGAGGILGLTIVGALISKQEDLRMISRLGFVPAVCGISEPLVFGVPLVLNPLYAIPFIFNTGISAAIALGAMNLGFIQANTVDVPFGVPIFINGFIGFGWQGIVVQAVILAATTLMWLPFVAIDDRRAAKEALKEDSAALSDSKEAVSA
- a CDS encoding PTS sugar transporter subunit IIB → MTEHSSQPEKATSQEGPTLRIMLACALGMSTSILVQRMQEAAAAQGKNYKIWAADQSSIESELGNFDVVLLGPQVRHILRKVRGVVGDAAPVEVIDARAYGRGDGATVIAQAESLTGGE
- a CDS encoding BglG family transcription antiterminator yields the protein MDERIWDVLDAFGDTEVVTAAELADRLGVTSRTVRTLLSRSRRALADGGARIESKPGTGYTLTITDAEAFADLKETRGAVDGTPVTAVERRRYLLRLLLTAQDYIKLEVIAQALFVSKKTVTADLAQVESILAEHSLLVDRRPYKGVRVIGAELDIRTCLATVYNPERSSGFAVEDLEPGVNRAEHHVREVLDAHDIPASAAVVRSVILHIAIATSRVRAGRTIEGETAGLGRYITEAELGVAGDILDRLERDLGLTYPLQERFYLALHFAGRRVLTCPADASDSQSIVEARQVVDGMLRIVDEGFGLGLSADDELRASLVQHTIPLLVRLRFQMRMPNQSLERIKQAYPLAYAVAVQACTALARHLGGTVSEDEAGYIALWFALALERRRPEQRRKRLVLVSGADGAATRLIELRLRERLGDLIESLITVSTREPIRAQPDTDLVLTTVALETDPGVPVIEVGPFLDDADIRRIRRVLVSEPSTRIDRVFSAELFIPHLEARTAREAIAALTRLARTRYDLPAVFLDSVLRREALAPTDFGNRVAMPHGEVAMSKETFIAVGVLDEPIRWTRNPVQVVCLVSISTREGKDLQQFYQDLSRYLMSEEHITTLIDSRDFTAIVHSIREITQQPQEEV